The Petrotoga miotherma DSM 10691 DNA segment AAAATACTGTACTTTTTCAACGTTTTCATCTTTCTCCAATTTTTCAAAAATCTCATTTTTATTTTCACATTTTCTTTGATTTAAAAAACTCTCAATTTCATGCTGATTCATCGGATGTCTTTTTATTATACTTAAGATAGCTTCCAAATCATCTTCTATAGAACTGTAAAAATCTTCTTCTTCTAAAAAATCAAGGGATATGCCTCCTAAGGTATTTTGAGCTAACTCAATTCTTTCTTTTTCTGGAACTGTTACCCAATTTTCCGCGGGGGGTCTAATGGGTAAATTTATATACAATTTATCATAACTTATTTTATTAAATATTTCTTTGATTTTCCTTAAAGATTCTTCATCATCATTTAGTCCCTTTACCATCATAAATTCCATCCAGATTTTACCTTTAAAGTTTTTAGAAAAACTTATCAATCCATTAACGTACGAATCAAAAGATATACTTTTATGAGGTCTATTTATTCTTTTAAACGTTCTTTGATCATAAGCATCCAGCGTTGGCATTACGAGATCGCTTTCATTTAATTCTTGCCTTACTTTTTCTTCAGAAAGGAGAGCCCCATTTGTAATCACAGCAACAGGTTTATCAACATAAGCTTTTATTGATTTTATTAGTTCCCCAATTCTAGAGTATAATAATGGTTCACCTTCACCAACTATTGTTACAAAATCAAACTGGGATACATCGTTTTTAACATAAGCATCAAACTCTTCCAAAATATCTTGTAAATTAAAAAACTCTTGTCTTTGGTTTGTCATGTTGCTCGTTCTTCCCAACTGACAGTATACACAAGAAAAATTACAAGTTTTTGGAGGAATTGGGCTTACTCCTAAGGATCTTCCCAATCTTCGAGAAGGTACGGGACCGTATAAGTATTGAAAATTCATAAGACACCTCAAATCTTTTTTCACTGTTTTTTTACTCATTTAAATTATATCAAAAAACACCCTCTAAATAAAAATGATAGTGAAACATACTAAAGAAAAAGAAATGAGGAAAACAGTATCTTTTATTTTCCATTTAAACTGTTTAAATCTTGTTCTTCCTTCCCAACCATTGTATCCTCTTGCTTCCATAGCAATACTCAAATCTTCGGCCCTTCTCAGAGCAGATACCAACAGGGGAATAATTATAGATATAGCCCCTCTAATTCTTCCAGAAAACTTTCTATCATCAAAGTTTGCCCCGCGACTTAATTGCGCCTTCATTATACGATCTGCTTCATTTGCAATCACAGGAATGAACCTTATAGCTATCGTCATTACCATCGATATTTCATGAGCAAATCTTTTGGGTACAAAAAACCATCGCAAGACATCCTCAAGAGCATGGGCTAAAGAGGTAGGAGAAGTAGTTAACGTGAGAACAGAAGATAACAAAACTGCAAATAGTATTCTGAAGGTAATTATAGCGGCATTAAATAAACCGGTATCTGTTATTCTGATAAACCCGATCCTAAAAAGTGTATTCCCTCCTATGGTAAATAATTGAATTACAAAGGCAAAGATAACTATAAACCATATTGATTTTAAAGATTTCATATAATACTTCAAACTTAATTTAGATAATAACATCAATGCCAAAGTATACGAAGACATAATTAAAACATCGTAAAAGCTGTTTATAGAAAAAGCAAATCCCGCTAAAACGAACAACCCTAAAAGCTTACCCCTTGGGTCCAGTGAATGCATCAACGAGTCTAATTCAACGTATCTTCCCAAGGCAACATTATCCAAAAGCATTTAAATACTCCTTTTATCAATTTTTTTCTGATTTCCAGCATTCAATATTTTAACATAATTCAAGAATTATTATATTATTTGTGAGAAAAGATTGTGTGGGTTTTTTAAAATATTAATAAACAGAATGGCTGATTTTTATTAAGTTTTGATTAAGTATTTTGGGGAAAAACATGGTATAATTGTTGTAATATTCAATCACACTATAAGGAGAGTTATATGAAACAATCCTTAGTAAATAGAAGTGTGAAGTACCTATTCATACTTTCGTTGATTTTAATAATATGTATAATAATTGTTTTTTTAGTTTCTAAATCCTCAAACTATAAAAAGCAAATCATTTTTTTTGAAGAGTACTTAAAAAATAACTATACTTTGGACGATGCAACGATCAGAGAATTCATCACAGTTTTTGAAATATTATATAAGGAATTTCCCTACGTAACTGAATATGTTTATCCGATCGAATTGTTATCTATTGGAATAGTAGAAACAAATTTTGAAAACCTGAAAGGAGATCTTGGGGAAAGTTTGGGATATTTTCAGATTCAAGCTCCTACTTATTGGTATTTAAAACATAATTACCCTGAATTTTATCAAAGAATCAATTTCTATGAACCTTGGTACTGGGATATTGTAAAAGAAAGGGCTGATGTGCAATTAATGACTTCTGTCTTATACTTATACGATATCAAATTACGTTATGGGGAAGAAGATGCCTATAGTATTTACAATGGCGGTTCAGAAACATATAAAGACAAAATATTATTAAGACTGAGTATTTTAGAAAATACATTTAAAAAATTTAATAGGAGGTAAACATGCAGATATCGGAACCACTTATTTCAAAACCAATTTTTAGTGAAAAAATTTGGGGAAATAATGAATTGAACAGAATTTTCAACTATGAAAAAAATCAACCAATAGGGGAAGTGTGGCTATATTCTTCTCTAGATGGGTGTGAAACAGTTTTGTATGGAAAAAATAGCCAAAAAGAATATGGCCATGCAACTGAACTTTTTCCAAAATTTCCTTTGTTGTTAAAATTAATTGCTACCTCATCCTGGCTTTCCATACAATTACACCCGGATGATACAATGGCTAAACAATTAGAAAACGAACCATGGGGGAAATCAGAAGCATGGTACTTTCTTAAAGATAAGGGGCAAATCAAAGTTTCAAATAATAATAAATATATCCTGCAAGCTTTTGATGATAATCGATGGGATGATGTACTAGAAAGTTATGAAATGAACAAATTCGATTCCATATTCATACCTGCAGGAACCGTTCATACTTTAGGCCCTAATAGCCTTTTACTTGAAATACAGCAAAGTTCAGATTTAACTTATAGATTATACGACTGGGGAAGACCTCGAGAAATCCATGTTGATAAATCTAAAAAAGTTCTCAACAACATTCACACCAGTTATTCTATTTCAAGGAAGACCGAAGGATTGTGTACCAAATACTTTAGCTTTTCCAGATTTGCCAACCAAAATAAAAAAGGGTTTGGCGTATATGTTAACTTAAAAAGCTATGAAACAATAGTACTTCCAGAGGAAATAAATTACAATTTTCAAGGTGAATTTGTAGAATTTAAATTAAACGAAAATGGCTGGAAATCACTTTTATAATTTCATAATCAAAAATTATAAAATTATTTAAAATTTTTACATTCCATTTCATTTTTGACTTATTTTGTCTGATATAATTGAGTGAGTAGAAAACAAAATCTTAGGAGGAATCCGAATGAATAAAACTATTAAAGAAGATGTATCAATCGTCTTATCTGGTGAAGCGGGTCAAGGGATTCAAACGATAGAAGGATTGTTAACATTTATTCTCAAAAGGGAAGGTTATTACGTATTTGCCACAAAAGAGTACATGTCTAGGATTAGAGGTGGAAGTAATTCAACTGAAATAAGGGTAAGCTCTAAACCTGTAAAAAGTTACGTCGACAAAATAGATATACTCATACCTCTTACAAAAAGTTCTGTTGAACATCTTGGAGACAGAGTGACTGAAGATACTCTGATCATAGCAGATAACGATTTTTTAAAATTAGAAAATAAAAACCTTTTCAACGTCCCCATCCTTTCTATTGCAAAGGAAATAGGTAATGAAATATATGCTAATATAGTTGCTGTTGGTGTAATTTTGGGTCTTTTCAAAACAAACATAAAGACTATAGAAGAGTATCTAAAAGAAAGATTTGGAGATAAGGGAGAAAAAATTGTTTCCGATAACTTAAAAGCCGCTTCTGAAGGTTACAAATTGGGTAAAGACTTTTCTGAAAGTGGAGAGATAAAAATAG contains these protein-coding regions:
- a CDS encoding radical SAM protein: MNFQYLYGPVPSRRLGRSLGVSPIPPKTCNFSCVYCQLGRTSNMTNQRQEFFNLQDILEEFDAYVKNDVSQFDFVTIVGEGEPLLYSRIGELIKSIKAYVDKPVAVITNGALLSEEKVRQELNESDLVMPTLDAYDQRTFKRINRPHKSISFDSYVNGLISFSKNFKGKIWMEFMMVKGLNDDEESLRKIKEIFNKISYDKLYINLPIRPPAENWVTVPEKERIELAQNTLGGISLDFLEEEDFYSSIEDDLEAILSIIKRHPMNQHEIESFLNQRKCENKNEIFEKLEKDENVEKVQYFGLNVYRLTSVRR
- a CDS encoding energy-coupling factor transporter transmembrane component T family protein, producing MLLDNVALGRYVELDSLMHSLDPRGKLLGLFVLAGFAFSINSFYDVLIMSSYTLALMLLSKLSLKYYMKSLKSIWFIVIFAFVIQLFTIGGNTLFRIGFIRITDTGLFNAAIITFRILFAVLLSSVLTLTTSPTSLAHALEDVLRWFFVPKRFAHEISMVMTIAIRFIPVIANEADRIMKAQLSRGANFDDRKFSGRIRGAISIIIPLLVSALRRAEDLSIAMEARGYNGWEGRTRFKQFKWKIKDTVFLISFSLVCFTIIFI
- a CDS encoding type I phosphomannose isomerase catalytic subunit; protein product: MQISEPLISKPIFSEKIWGNNELNRIFNYEKNQPIGEVWLYSSLDGCETVLYGKNSQKEYGHATELFPKFPLLLKLIATSSWLSIQLHPDDTMAKQLENEPWGKSEAWYFLKDKGQIKVSNNNKYILQAFDDNRWDDVLESYEMNKFDSIFIPAGTVHTLGPNSLLLEIQQSSDLTYRLYDWGRPREIHVDKSKKVLNNIHTSYSISRKTEGLCTKYFSFSRFANQNKKGFGVYVNLKSYETIVLPEEINYNFQGEFVEFKLNENGWKSLL